The Streptomyces sp. NBC_00224 genome has a window encoding:
- a CDS encoding M23 family metallopeptidase: MSQRSASRTPRPTVLRLCAAAVGAGLGATALLGAGTAAAADKAGAPGLAGAAASVAAQADAQAKAATQAEKAAAKKAVAWVDPVDTYKLSATFGTGGSMWAHKHSGQDFAVPIGTAVKAVHAGTVVKAGPGGGGDGPAYGNAIVIRHADNTYSQYAHLSRIDVRIGQTISTDQRIALSGNTGNSSGPHLHFEIRTTANYGSAVNPVAFLRTAGVTV, encoded by the coding sequence ATGTCCCAGCGCTCCGCTTCCCGCACCCCCCGCCCGACCGTCCTCCGTCTCTGCGCCGCCGCCGTGGGCGCGGGCCTGGGAGCGACGGCCCTGCTGGGTGCCGGGACGGCCGCCGCCGCCGACAAGGCGGGGGCCCCGGGGCTGGCCGGTGCGGCCGCTTCCGTCGCCGCGCAGGCCGACGCGCAGGCCAAGGCGGCGACGCAGGCCGAGAAGGCGGCGGCCAAGAAGGCCGTGGCGTGGGTGGACCCGGTGGACACGTACAAGCTCAGCGCCACCTTCGGCACCGGCGGCTCGATGTGGGCGCACAAGCACTCCGGCCAGGACTTCGCGGTGCCGATCGGCACCGCGGTCAAGGCCGTGCACGCGGGCACCGTCGTCAAGGCGGGCCCGGGCGGCGGCGGCGACGGCCCGGCGTACGGCAACGCCATCGTGATCCGGCACGCCGACAACACGTACTCGCAGTACGCGCACCTGTCGCGGATCGACGTCCGCATCGGTCAGACGATCTCGACCGACCAGCGGATCGCGCTCTCCGGCAACACCGGCAACTCCAGCGGCCCGCACCTGCACTTCGAGATCCGTACGACGGCGAACTACGGCTCGGCCGTGAACCCGGTCGCGTTCCTCCGTACGGCGGGCGTCACGGTCTGA
- a CDS encoding MDR family MFS transporter codes for MAQQTQPEAGSAAAPEGGPKQRSVRVVLLALMIAMLLAMLDNMIVGTAMPTIVGDLGGMAHLSWVVTAYTLATAASTPIWGKLGDMYGRKGAFLSSIVVFLVGSALSGMAQDMGQLIGFRAIQGLGAGGLIVGVMAIIGELIPPRERGKYQGMMAGVMGIAMIGGPLVGGSITDHLGWRWSFYINLPLGAVALAMVTAVLHLPKKKSKPKIDYLGTVLLTIGITSIVLVTTWGGTEYAWGSARIMELIALGVASLVGFLFVETKAAEPIVPLHIFRSRNFSLMAGIAFITGFVMFGAVLFLPLYQQSVQGASATNSGLLLLPMLLSMTVVSLFAGRVTTSTGRYKAFPIVGSVLMVTGLYLLSTMDTGTTRLTSGLYMAVLGAGMGCLLQITMLVAQNSVEMKDIGVGSSTSTLARTLGSSFGVAIMGALFNSRVQDGMAAKGGAGVTQQSAQLDAASLAKLPVQLREAYQHAVSSGTHGAFVLGAAVALGAVVASLFVKEVPLRGAGPKPDAAPADASAPAPAEVADGSTPADTETAAPPAVRERV; via the coding sequence ATGGCACAACAAACCCAGCCGGAGGCAGGTTCAGCCGCGGCTCCAGAGGGCGGGCCCAAGCAGCGCAGCGTCCGAGTGGTCCTGCTGGCCCTGATGATCGCGATGCTCCTCGCGATGCTCGACAACATGATCGTCGGCACCGCGATGCCCACCATCGTCGGTGACCTGGGCGGCATGGCCCATCTGTCCTGGGTGGTCACCGCGTACACCCTGGCCACCGCGGCCTCCACGCCCATCTGGGGCAAGCTCGGCGACATGTACGGCCGCAAGGGCGCCTTCCTCAGCTCCATAGTCGTCTTCCTGGTGGGCTCCGCTCTCAGCGGCATGGCCCAGGACATGGGCCAGCTGATCGGCTTCCGGGCGATCCAGGGCCTGGGCGCCGGCGGTCTGATCGTCGGCGTCATGGCGATCATCGGTGAGCTGATTCCGCCCCGGGAGCGGGGCAAGTACCAGGGCATGATGGCCGGTGTCATGGGCATCGCCATGATCGGCGGCCCGCTGGTCGGCGGCTCCATCACCGACCACCTCGGCTGGCGCTGGTCCTTCTACATCAACCTGCCCCTCGGCGCGGTCGCGCTCGCGATGGTCACGGCCGTCCTGCACCTCCCGAAGAAGAAGTCCAAGCCGAAGATCGACTACCTCGGTACGGTGCTGCTGACCATCGGCATCACGTCGATCGTGCTGGTCACCACTTGGGGCGGGACGGAGTACGCCTGGGGCTCGGCCCGGATCATGGAGCTGATCGCGCTGGGCGTCGCGTCCCTGGTCGGCTTCCTCTTCGTCGAGACGAAGGCGGCCGAGCCGATCGTGCCGCTGCACATCTTCCGCAGCCGCAACTTCTCGCTGATGGCGGGGATCGCGTTCATCACGGGCTTCGTGATGTTCGGTGCGGTCCTCTTCCTCCCCCTCTACCAGCAGTCGGTACAGGGAGCCTCGGCCACCAACTCGGGTCTGCTCCTGCTCCCGATGCTGCTGTCGATGACGGTCGTCTCCCTCTTCGCGGGCCGGGTCACGACCTCCACGGGCCGCTACAAGGCGTTCCCGATAGTCGGCAGCGTCCTCATGGTCACAGGCCTCTACCTCCTCTCCACGATGGACACGGGCACCACGCGGCTGACCTCCGGCCTGTACATGGCGGTCCTCGGCGCGGGCATGGGCTGCCTGCTCCAGATCACGATGCTGGTGGCGCAGAACAGCGTCGAGATGAAGGACATCGGCGTCGGCTCCTCCACGAGCACGCTGGCCCGTACGCTCGGCTCCTCCTTCGGCGTGGCCATCATGGGCGCGCTCTTCAACAGCCGGGTCCAGGACGGGATGGCCGCGAAGGGCGGGGCCGGGGTCACCCAGCAGTCCGCCCAGCTCGACGCGGCGAGCCTGGCGAAGCTGCCGGTGCAGCTGCGGGAGGCGTACCAGCACGCGGTGTCGTCCGGTACGCACGGGGCGTTCGTCCTGGGCGCGGCGGTCGCGCTCGGCGCGGTGGTGGCTTCGCTGTTCGTGAAGGAGGTGCCGCTGCGGGGGGCGGGCCCGAAGCCGGACGCGGCCCCGGCCGACGCCTCGGCTCCCGCTCCGGCGGAGGTGGCTGACGGCTCGACTCCGGCCGACACGGAGACGGCTGCGCCGCCGGCGGTACGCGAACGAGTCTGA
- the cseB gene encoding two-component system response regulator CseB → MAETHVLFVEDDDVIREATQLALERDGFTVTAMPDGLSGLEAFRADQPDIALLDVMLPGLDGVSLCRRIRDESTVPVIMLSARADSIDVVLGLEAGADDYVTKPFDGAVLVARIRAVLRRFGHAGGPGAGAGETDGDHERGMLAFGDLEVDTEGMEVRKGGETVALTPTEMRLLLEFSSAPGTVLSRDKLLERVWDYGWGGDTRVVDVHVQRLRTKIGQDRIETVRGFGYKLKA, encoded by the coding sequence ATGGCCGAGACCCATGTCCTGTTCGTCGAGGACGACGACGTCATCCGTGAAGCCACCCAGCTCGCGCTGGAGCGCGACGGCTTCACCGTGACCGCCATGCCCGACGGGCTCTCCGGCCTGGAGGCGTTCCGCGCCGACCAGCCGGACATCGCGCTGCTCGACGTGATGCTGCCGGGCCTCGACGGGGTCAGCCTGTGCCGCCGTATCCGCGACGAGTCGACCGTCCCCGTGATCATGCTGTCCGCGCGCGCGGACTCGATCGACGTGGTGCTCGGCCTGGAAGCGGGCGCGGACGACTATGTGACCAAGCCGTTCGACGGGGCCGTGCTCGTCGCCCGGATCCGTGCCGTGCTGCGGCGCTTCGGGCACGCGGGCGGGCCCGGCGCGGGCGCGGGCGAGACGGACGGGGACCACGAGCGCGGGATGCTCGCCTTCGGCGACCTTGAGGTCGACACCGAGGGCATGGAGGTCCGCAAGGGCGGCGAGACGGTCGCCCTCACCCCGACCGAGATGCGGCTGCTCCTGGAGTTCTCCTCGGCGCCCGGTACCGTGCTCTCCCGCGACAAGCTCCTTGAGCGGGTGTGGGACTACGGGTGGGGCGGTGACACGCGCGTGGTGGACGTCCATGTGCAGCGGCTGCGTACGAAGATCGGGCAGGACCGGATCGAGACCGTGCGTGGCTTCGGCTACAAACTGAAGGCGTGA
- a CDS encoding NACHT domain-containing NTPase — protein sequence MEPGLLTAKIASAAVTPLIRKLFTAEPAGAGLVDRPVRISSYVSFRGEQRTLGQADLRALAAKLVRAALRSGERPVPADEERAVADALARTLHALGELTLSDAEAVALGHRELARELRRAGDHPERHLSADATHFYVRLLDTACLHILNFFTQRSTFVPATLVEQSRRQGELIARMDELIARTPRPGAEDGKFEARYLAHLAKKHGKLTIYGIDLANSPRKWPLDTAYLRLEVVGRAARPWRTRDERAPVPGAVSTEEDFAPRPADRVLADHERVLLRGEAGSGKTTLVQWLALSAARDDLDHGTAYLYDRIPYVLPLRTLTRHGARLPAPKDFLAAVGSPLAGEQPPGWESRVLEDGRGLLLVDGIDEIPDAERAHTRAWLSDLIEAYPGNRWLVTSRPSAVGEDWLGEEDFTELTLCPMGPADVAAFVRRWHTAARAGADDDGELTAYESQLLEAVRAKPDLGRLATNPLMCGLICALHRDRRGFLPYGRKDLYDAALSMLLIRRDRERDMRVPERRQEPQIQLLQQLAYWLIRNGRTEMDRTRAETVIAELLPSVPELAELGDARAVFEHFLHRSGLLREPAPGTVDFIHRTFQDYLGARAAVEAGDLGLLVAHSGDDQWEDVIRMAVAHARPRERVELFGELLKYGDAHSGTLARTRVHLLAATCLEHAPELAAEVRAEVERRTAALIPPRDLVAARALAAAGPMILDLLPGPDGLDKYTADLVVTAASHVESERAIAFLARFGRHPARRVRAQLVWSWGRFDTQQYADEVIAGLDPEDIFFTVTSDEQLRALRALGTRPQLEARGDVSAQALRAYAAEASLTRVRVRENPTLEDLSFLAGPHPLTDLSVHDCPRLTDLSALRDMPLTELSLDRIGNADLSPLTTLRRLRALGLTGDRLSWSPAALPAAAPLESLDISGSAAGDLRGLARSTTALTGLYLGPWSSPESTEEWEEVARIPRLRTLQVTGTSLSAAPAGLALPSVFQVYLIDHVPPAALARLADLFPRLHVLNLWAYQREYDISQLAAPPTLLQINVQSSHTVTGMDRLPEGVEVLDGGVEVS from the coding sequence GTGGAACCCGGACTCCTCACCGCCAAAATCGCGTCCGCCGCCGTCACCCCGCTGATCCGCAAGCTGTTCACCGCCGAACCGGCCGGCGCCGGCCTGGTCGACCGACCGGTCCGGATCTCGTCGTACGTCTCCTTCCGGGGCGAGCAGCGCACGCTCGGCCAGGCGGATCTGCGCGCCCTCGCCGCCAAGCTCGTCAGAGCCGCCCTGCGGTCCGGCGAACGGCCGGTCCCGGCGGACGAGGAGCGGGCCGTGGCCGACGCGCTCGCCCGGACGCTCCACGCACTGGGCGAGCTCACCCTCAGCGACGCCGAGGCGGTCGCCCTGGGCCACCGGGAACTCGCCCGCGAGCTGCGCCGCGCGGGCGACCACCCCGAGCGCCACCTCTCCGCCGACGCCACCCACTTCTACGTACGCCTGCTCGACACCGCCTGTCTGCACATCCTGAACTTCTTCACCCAGCGCTCCACCTTCGTGCCCGCCACCCTCGTCGAGCAGAGCCGTCGACAGGGCGAACTCATCGCCCGTATGGACGAGTTGATCGCGCGGACACCGCGACCCGGCGCGGAGGACGGGAAGTTCGAGGCGCGCTATCTGGCGCATCTGGCGAAGAAGCACGGCAAGTTGACGATCTACGGGATCGATCTCGCCAACTCGCCGCGCAAGTGGCCCCTGGACACCGCGTATCTGAGGCTGGAGGTGGTGGGGCGCGCCGCCAGGCCGTGGCGCACGCGCGATGAGCGCGCGCCGGTGCCGGGCGCCGTGAGCACCGAGGAGGACTTCGCTCCCCGCCCCGCCGACCGCGTACTCGCCGACCACGAGCGCGTACTGCTGCGCGGCGAGGCCGGTTCCGGCAAGACCACGCTCGTCCAGTGGCTCGCCCTGTCCGCCGCGCGCGACGACCTCGACCACGGGACCGCGTACCTCTACGACCGCATCCCCTACGTCCTGCCGCTGCGCACCCTCACCCGCCACGGCGCACGGCTGCCCGCGCCCAAGGACTTCCTGGCCGCCGTCGGCTCCCCGCTGGCGGGCGAGCAGCCGCCCGGCTGGGAGTCCAGGGTCCTGGAGGACGGGCGCGGTCTGCTCCTGGTCGACGGCATCGACGAGATCCCGGACGCCGAACGCGCCCACACCCGGGCGTGGCTGAGCGATCTGATCGAGGCCTACCCCGGCAACCGCTGGCTGGTCACCTCGCGCCCCTCGGCGGTGGGCGAGGACTGGCTCGGCGAGGAAGACTTCACCGAGCTCACGCTCTGCCCGATGGGCCCGGCGGACGTGGCCGCGTTCGTCCGGCGCTGGCACACGGCGGCGCGGGCGGGGGCGGACGACGACGGCGAGCTAACCGCGTACGAGAGCCAGCTCCTCGAAGCCGTGCGCGCCAAGCCGGACCTCGGGCGCCTGGCCACCAACCCGCTGATGTGCGGCCTGATCTGCGCCCTCCACCGCGACCGGCGCGGCTTCCTGCCGTACGGCCGCAAGGACCTGTACGACGCGGCGCTCTCCATGCTGCTGATCCGCCGCGACCGCGAGCGCGACATGCGGGTGCCCGAGCGCCGCCAGGAGCCGCAGATCCAGCTGCTCCAGCAGCTCGCGTACTGGCTGATCCGCAACGGCCGCACCGAGATGGACCGCACCCGCGCCGAGACGGTCATCGCGGAGCTGCTCCCCTCCGTACCGGAGCTGGCCGAGCTCGGCGACGCGCGGGCCGTCTTCGAGCACTTCCTGCACCGCAGCGGCCTGCTGCGCGAACCGGCCCCCGGCACCGTCGACTTCATCCACCGCACCTTCCAGGACTACCTGGGCGCGCGGGCCGCCGTGGAGGCCGGCGACCTCGGGCTGCTCGTCGCCCACTCCGGCGACGACCAGTGGGAGGACGTCATCCGGATGGCCGTCGCCCACGCGCGCCCGCGCGAGCGCGTGGAGCTGTTCGGGGAACTGCTGAAGTACGGCGACGCGCACTCCGGCACGCTCGCGCGCACCCGCGTCCACCTGCTCGCGGCCACCTGCCTGGAGCACGCGCCCGAACTCGCCGCCGAGGTACGGGCCGAGGTGGAGCGGCGCACGGCCGCGCTGATCCCGCCGCGCGACCTGGTGGCCGCGCGGGCGCTCGCGGCGGCGGGCCCGATGATCCTCGACCTGCTGCCGGGCCCCGACGGGCTGGACAAGTACACGGCCGACCTGGTCGTCACCGCCGCCTCGCACGTGGAGTCGGAGCGCGCGATCGCCTTCCTGGCCCGCTTCGGCCGCCACCCGGCACGGCGGGTGAGGGCCCAGCTCGTCTGGTCCTGGGGCCGGTTCGACACCCAGCAGTACGCGGACGAGGTCATCGCCGGGCTCGACCCCGAGGACATCTTCTTCACCGTCACCTCCGACGAGCAGCTGCGCGCCCTGCGGGCACTCGGCACCCGGCCGCAACTGGAGGCGCGCGGCGACGTCTCGGCCCAGGCACTGCGCGCGTACGCGGCCGAGGCCTCGCTCACCCGGGTGCGGGTGCGCGAGAACCCGACCCTGGAGGACCTGTCGTTCCTGGCGGGCCCGCACCCGCTCACGGACCTGAGCGTGCACGACTGCCCCCGGTTGACGGACCTGTCGGCCCTGCGCGACATGCCGCTGACAGAGCTCTCGCTGGACAGGATCGGCAACGCGGACCTGAGCCCGCTCACGACGTTGCGCCGGCTGCGCGCACTCGGCCTGACCGGCGACCGGCTGAGCTGGTCGCCGGCCGCGCTCCCGGCGGCGGCCCCGCTGGAGTCCCTCGACATCAGCGGGTCGGCGGCGGGCGACCTACGTGGCCTGGCCCGGTCCACCACGGCCCTGACCGGCCTCTACCTCGGGCCGTGGAGCAGCCCCGAGAGCACCGAGGAGTGGGAGGAGGTGGCCCGTATCCCCCGGCTGCGCACCTTGCAGGTGACGGGCACGTCACTGTCCGCCGCACCCGCCGGGCTCGCCCTTCCGTCCGTGTTCCAGGTCTACCTGATCGACCACGTGCCACCGGCCGCCCTCGCCCGGCTCGCGGACCTCTTCCCGCGCCTGCACGTCCTGAACCTCTGGGCGTACCAGCGGGAGTACGACATCAGTCAGCTCGCGGCCCCGCCGACGCTGCTCCAGATCAACGTCCAGTCCAGCCACACGGTGACCGGAATGGACCGGCTTCCGGAGGGGGTCGAGGTGTTGGACGGTGGGGTGGAGGTGTCGTGA
- a CDS encoding TetR/AcrR family transcriptional regulator — translation MARGNTRQRIQDVALELFGEQGYEKTSLREIAERLDVTKAALYYHFKTKEDILVSLFEDLTRPMDELLEWGKTQPQTLESKIEVLRRYSEALTDAAPLFRFMQENQATVRELSIGENFKDRVLAMVELIKDPGAPLTDQIRCFTALFSMHVGMHALKDLEGDPEERRKAILEVAIDLVTQAHSGAS, via the coding sequence ATGGCCAGAGGCAACACCCGCCAGCGCATCCAGGACGTGGCCCTGGAGCTCTTCGGTGAGCAGGGGTACGAGAAGACCTCGCTGCGCGAGATCGCGGAGCGGCTCGACGTCACCAAGGCGGCGCTCTACTACCACTTCAAAACGAAGGAAGACATCCTGGTGAGCCTCTTCGAGGACCTCACCCGGCCGATGGATGAACTTCTCGAATGGGGCAAGACGCAGCCCCAGACCTTGGAATCCAAGATCGAGGTTCTGCGACGTTACAGCGAGGCCCTGACCGACGCCGCCCCGCTCTTCCGCTTCATGCAGGAGAACCAGGCCACCGTCCGCGAGCTGTCCATCGGGGAGAACTTCAAGGACCGCGTCCTCGCGATGGTCGAGCTGATCAAGGACCCGGGCGCGCCCCTGACCGACCAGATCCGCTGTTTCACCGCGCTCTTCTCCATGCACGTCGGCATGCACGCCCTCAAGGACCTAGAAGGCGACCCCGAGGAGAGGCGCAAGGCCATCCTCGAAGTCGCCATCGATCTTGTTACGCAGGCGCACAGCGGCGCGAGTTAG
- the cseC gene encoding two-component system sensor histidine kinase CseC, whose protein sequence is MRRPTLRTGVRWKISIAITAVGALTVMALSLVVHNAARVSMLDNARDLQLDRVLFAQRIYETSKQTRFGAKLNDPALPADLKAKTDRGRKATSVQEPKNGVPDIWAAVPVGNGNILSLHSTFTDRSSNVISDLDRALVIGSVAVVFGGCALGILIGGQISRRLRKAAAAATKVAEGHTDVRVRDAIGGVVRDETDELARAVDALTDALQERLEAERRVTADIAHELRTPVTGLLTAAELLPPGRPTELVRNRAQAMRTLVEDVLEVARLDSASERAELQEIALGEFVSRRVAVLDPEVVVRVVHESWVNTDPRRLERILGNLLGNAAKHGAGPVEVTVEGRVVRIRDHGPGFPEALLREGPSRFRTGSSDRAGHGHGLGLTIASGQARVLGARLTFRNAAGSPSTAGGAIAVLWLPEHAPTATGSFPVLPTQG, encoded by the coding sequence GTGAGGCGGCCCACCCTGCGGACCGGTGTCCGCTGGAAGATCAGTATCGCCATCACCGCCGTCGGTGCGCTGACCGTGATGGCGCTCAGCCTCGTCGTGCACAACGCGGCGCGGGTCTCGATGCTCGACAACGCGCGCGACCTCCAGCTCGACCGTGTGCTGTTCGCGCAGCGCATCTACGAGACGAGCAAGCAGACGCGGTTCGGCGCGAAGCTCAACGACCCGGCGCTGCCGGCCGATCTGAAGGCCAAGACGGACCGGGGCCGCAAGGCCACGTCCGTCCAGGAGCCGAAGAACGGTGTGCCGGACATCTGGGCGGCCGTACCGGTGGGCAACGGCAACATCCTGTCCCTGCACAGCACGTTCACCGACCGCAGCTCCAATGTCATCTCGGACCTGGACCGGGCGCTGGTCATCGGGTCCGTCGCAGTCGTGTTCGGCGGGTGCGCGCTCGGCATCCTCATCGGCGGGCAGATCTCGCGGCGGCTGCGGAAGGCCGCGGCGGCGGCGACGAAGGTGGCCGAGGGGCATACGGACGTGCGGGTGCGGGACGCGATCGGGGGGGTCGTCCGTGATGAGACGGATGAGCTGGCTCGGGCCGTTGACGCGCTGACAGACGCGTTGCAGGAGCGGCTGGAAGCGGAGCGCCGGGTCACGGCGGACATCGCGCACGAGTTGCGTACGCCGGTGACGGGGCTGCTGACGGCGGCCGAGCTGCTGCCGCCGGGGCGGCCGACGGAGCTCGTACGCAACCGGGCGCAGGCGATGCGGACGCTGGTGGAGGACGTACTGGAGGTCGCCCGGCTGGACAGCGCGTCCGAGCGGGCGGAGCTCCAGGAGATCGCGCTCGGCGAGTTCGTGAGCCGGCGGGTGGCGGTGCTGGACCCGGAGGTCGTGGTGCGGGTCGTGCACGAGTCCTGGGTGAACACGGATCCCCGTCGTCTTGAGCGGATCCTGGGGAATCTGCTGGGGAACGCGGCGAAGCACGGGGCGGGGCCGGTGGAGGTCACTGTGGAGGGCCGTGTGGTGCGCATCCGCGACCACGGTCCCGGGTTCCCGGAGGCGCTGCTGCGCGAGGGGCCGAGCCGGTTCCGCACCGGCAGCAGCGACCGGGCGGGCCACGGCCACGGCCTGGGCCTGACGATCGCGTCGGGCCAGGCGCGGGTGCTGGGGGCGCGCCTGACGTTCCGTAACGCGGCGGGTTCCCCGTCCACGGCGGGGGGCGCGATCGCGGTCCTCTGGCTCCCGGAGCACGCCCCTACGGCGACGGGGAGCTTTCCGGTTCTGCCGACGCAGGGGTAG
- a CDS encoding SigE family RNA polymerase sigma factor, which yields MAHGEVLEFEEYVRTRQEALLRSARRLVPDPVDAQDLLQTALARTYGRWDGIADKALADAYLRRVMINTRTEWWRARKLEEVPTEQLPDARIEDGSEQRADRALLMDVLKVLAPKQRSVVVLRHWEQMSTEETAAALGMSAGTVKSTLHRALARLRQELESRELDFHALGHAEGRDGRVGRQADRRVGRNERDEKGRERCAA from the coding sequence ATGGCGCACGGCGAGGTGCTTGAGTTCGAAGAGTACGTACGCACCCGGCAGGAGGCCCTGCTGCGCAGCGCCCGGCGACTGGTTCCGGACCCGGTGGACGCGCAGGACCTGCTGCAGACCGCCCTGGCCCGTACGTACGGCCGCTGGGACGGCATCGCCGACAAGGCGCTCGCCGACGCGTATCTGCGCCGCGTGATGATCAACACGCGGACCGAGTGGTGGCGCGCACGCAAGCTCGAAGAGGTACCCACCGAGCAGCTGCCGGACGCGCGCATCGAGGACGGCTCCGAGCAGCGCGCCGACCGCGCCCTCCTGATGGACGTACTGAAAGTCCTGGCGCCCAAGCAGCGCAGCGTCGTGGTGCTGCGACACTGGGAGCAGATGAGCACGGAAGAGACCGCCGCGGCCCTCGGGATGTCGGCGGGTACCGTCAAGAGCACGCTGCACCGGGCACTGGCCCGGCTCCGGCAGGAGCTGGAGAGCCGCGAGCTGGACTTCCACGCCCTCGGCCACGCCGAGGGACGTGACGGCCGGGTGGGCCGTCAGGCCGACCGCCGGGTCGGCCGCAACGAGCGCGACGAAAAGGGGCGGGAGCGGTGCGCGGCCTAG